The Desulfonatronovibrio magnus region TGCTTCAGTGGATTCCTGGCTCTCTTGCGCATCTGGAACTACGTTCTCGGGGCCTGTCGCTCCGGTGTCTTCCGGTTCGGGCTGGGCCTCTGGCAGGTCGATGCTAAACACAGCCCCGCCCTGTTCACCGGACTCGGCCCGGATCCTCCCGCCATGCTCCCTGATGATCCCATGAGCGATGGAGAGGCCCATGCCGGTTCCCTTGCCTTGCTCCTTGGTGGTGAAGAACGGGTCAAAGACCCTCCGCAGATTTCTCTTGTCAATGCCCGGCCCCTTGTCGGCAATTGTAAGCCGAACATGGACATCGTCCTCGACCCTGACCGCGGCCGTCTGAACGGTGATCCCCTTGTCTACTGACTCATCCATGGCTGATAGGGCATTGGAGAAAATGTTGATCAGCACCTGCTCAATCCTTTTCGTGTTCATCAGGACAGGGGGCAGTCCCGGCTGCAAGATCGTGACCACTTTCACGTTCTCAATGAGCATCTGAGTGGAGTAAAGCTGCAGCAGATGGGCGATGAGGGCATTGATGTCGCCGGGTTCCTTGACCTCCTTTCCCGAGTGAGAGAACTGCCGCAGGCTGTCGGCAATGGCGATGATCCTTCGGACATGGCGCATGCAGACCTCCAGTTCGGTTCGCATCTTGCTTGACAGACCGTTCATGCCCAGCAGCATTTTGAGCTCCAGGGAAATGATGTTAATCGGGTTGAGGATCTCATGGGCCACTCCAGCGGAGATACGGCTCAGGGAATTCATTTTTTCCACGTTGAGCAGCCGGTCTTCCAGGAGGGCCTGCTTTTGCAGCAGTTCGCTGTTGTAGCTGCGCAGATGGCGCTCCAGAGCTCGATTCCGCAGATGTACCTCCACCCTGGCCAAGACTTCATCGGCATAGAAAGGCTTGGTCACATAGTCCACCCCGCCCTGGGCAAAAGCACGGACCTTGTCCTCCACCTCGTTCATGGCGCTGATGAACAGCACCGGAATGTCCCGCAACCGCTCGTCGGCCTTGAGCCGGCGGCAGACCTCGTAACCGTCCATCTCAGGCATCCGGATATCCAGTAAAATCAGGTCCGGCGGATGCCGGGCCGCAGCTTGCAGAGCCCGATCACCCCGAGGAAAGGCCATGACTTTGTAACCCTGTTCTCCGAGCAGATCCTGCAGCAGCTTCAGGTTTTCCAGCGTGTCGTCAACGACCATGACAGTGGCATTCAGTTCATTTGTCATATATTTTTTCCAGTAAAATCATAACGGTAGATTATTTACTGTCATTTGCTTATCTCAAGAAATTTTTTTTTCGCACAAACCCTCAGGCTGATTTTCCAGACGCCTGCGGCAGGCATTCAGCAGATGTCTGGTCTGCTCTGCCAGGGATGGGGCTTCATCCGGCAACAGGATGTAACAGGCTATTCCGGCGGTGCGCGCATTAAGCTCGCCTCGCCAGGTCGAAAACTTTCCTGCTACAATGATCTGGGCCTTGTAAACCTCGTGAATCCTCATAATCTCTTCCCTGGTCAGCATTTCCGAGAGGAACGAGGAAAGAACAAGAATCATGATCGGGCCTGGAATTGTACTTAGAGCCTGAAAAAGGGAATCTCTGTCCGCGACAGTGACTCGTTTCGCGGACATTTCTTCCAGCAAGCTCATGGCCTTCCAGAATTTATTGTCTCCATTAGTGCCTGCCATCAGTATGTTCATAAAATTATCTCTGATCATGTCTGTTATCGTACATTAGTGGCAGGCTAAGCATTTATCATGCCAAGTAAAATTGTTCAGGGTAAATAGCTGTTATGATAGATAATTTGCACTTATGCTATTATTGTGTTTTAATAATTTCATGAAACTTTTGTCACTTTTGGTTACAACAAAATGCCACCAGGAAGCTGAAATTATCTGTAAATGTATACATGTGAAAGCTGAGCTGAAATTGAAAGAAGCGGGTAAAATGGATACGTTGTCTTGGGCGGCACAAACGTAAATTTTCTGTAAAGCTCGGCAGTTCAGAAGCCCTTGGCTGATTAAAGAAAGTGTATAGATTGGTGACAATAAAGCGGGCCATGCCCACAACCCAATTTATACAAGGATAGTTAATTTGGGGCGATAACCGTACTTTTCAGAGTAAAGGCCGAAGACTGAAGGGTGAAGAAGGGTGAAGGGTCAAGGGTCAAGGGTCAAGGGTGAAGAATAAGGAGTTTGGGCATCATTGCTTTTGCAAGGTTAAAAAAATCGTGTTTTTTCTACAGGCTTGAAACGGTAAGTTACCAGGCTTTCTTTAAAAACAGCCGGCAGGATGCCAGCTCCACTTTGAGCAGGCTGACCTTGGAAAGATTGCCCACCCCGGTCATGAAGATGCATTGGATGTGCCCGTCCTGGGGCTTGAGCGCGGAATACAGATCCTGCAATTGTTCGCGCATCTCCCGGGCCGTGTCCGGATGTTCCAGATTGTCCAGAATAGGCTTGTCGTATTCGTCGATGAGCACCACGGCCCGCCTGCCGGTTTGTTCGTGGGGCAGGCGCATCAGTTCGGCAAAGCGGCCGGAATTGCTCTTAAACTGTAATTCTACGCCGAGACGCTGCTGATTAACGATCAAGAGCTCGTCGATTTTTTCCTGAAGCGGGTCCATGCCGCGCAGCCAGCCTTCTCCGAAAGGATGCGCATATGGGGCGTAAGTTGAATCATGACCCATTGCTCCAGAACCTGGTTAGGA contains the following coding sequences:
- a CDS encoding sensor histidine kinase, with the protein product MTNELNATVMVVDDTLENLKLLQDLLGEQGYKVMAFPRGDRALQAAARHPPDLILLDIRMPEMDGYEVCRRLKADERLRDIPVLFISAMNEVEDKVRAFAQGGVDYVTKPFYADEVLARVEVHLRNRALERHLRSYNSELLQKQALLEDRLLNVEKMNSLSRISAGVAHEILNPINIISLELKMLLGMNGLSSKMRTELEVCMRHVRRIIAIADSLRQFSHSGKEVKEPGDINALIAHLLQLYSTQMLIENVKVVTILQPGLPPVLMNTKRIEQVLINIFSNALSAMDESVDKGITVQTAAVRVEDDVHVRLTIADKGPGIDKRNLRRVFDPFFTTKEQGKGTGMGLSIAHGIIREHGGRIRAESGEQGGAVFSIDLPEAQPEPEDTGATGPENVVPDAQESQESTEAHYPSQGGKT
- a CDS encoding AAA family ATPase; protein product: MGHDSTYAPYAHPFGEGWLRGMDPLQEKIDELLIVNQQRLGVELQFKSNSGRFAELMRLPHEQTGRRAVVLIDEYDKPILDNLEHPDTAREMREQLQDLYSALKPQDGHIQCIFMTGVGNLSKVSLLKVELASCRLFLKKAW